ATCTTTCGAGAGTCTTGTTTTGTACCAATTCTTGGCCATTAGCTGCCAGCAATTCAACGTCGTACTCGTACGGCACTTCAGCACTTGCGACCCAATCttccatcaacatcaaccaaTCGGATCGGTTAATAATGTTGCTGTCTTTTGTGTTTTCAGCTTGTTCATTTTCACATAAGTTTCGTTTTTCAGCTTCCTTTTCGTCCGTTACTTGGTTTAGCTCCTTCAAGGGACTGTGTTCTGGAGTGACCCACAAGGGTTCATCGATTTCCGCATCACTACACGTTACCAACTTCTCGTCACATTGCATTTTAATCTGTTTCTCAACCTCGTCGTTTGGCGGAGCTTTCCGAGCCTCAACTCGAGTTTTCTGATCCTCTAAACATGGTACTATCGATGGCGATTGTTTTATAGGGGTTTTCATATCCGCCGCTGACCCCGGTTTGCGGGCAGACACCAATAACAACTGTCGCCTGAAGTCACGTATCGCTTCGTTGCGAATGTCTTCCGGTAGAGCTGCCAGCACTTCCGGATCGAGACCGGATGGGAATTGTTCGAAAGCACCACAAACGGTCGTAGTTGATTTGACTTCGTTGGAGAAAAATTTTCTTAATCCTTCATTCGCTGGTCCTGCTGGTGGAAATCCCCGACAGGTGCGTGTGATAGGTTTTGTTATTGTGTGACGTCTACTCGGAGATGCCGTATTATCACGTCGTTTTGGCGAAGCCAATATATTTACAATTCCTGAAGTAgtactttctttttttggcgTTCGGAAGCTTTCGTGTATCAAGGACATCTGCTGTTGTCCTGACCAACCCCACGAAGTGgaaggttgctgctgctgttcatcATGCTGGTTATGTGGCTTCATTTCCTCTCTTATAGCGTCGTTCCCTGTCTGCTTGGGTTTTCCGATGAGCTTTTTCTGCTTACTCTCCGCATATTGCAGCATATTTTTCAACCGAACCCCGGCCATACCATCCACAGTTTTTCGATCTTTAGCGAACTTGGATATCTGGATGCCAATGCCACGCAGTTCTTTTGGTTGAACGGCGACTGCGCGCATAATACCAAGCACAGCACTCTCGATCACCGATGCATCATCAGTGTGCTGCACTAGTGGTTGAGATTTTGTTACAACATCGCACAATCCGTGGCCCATAAACTTTGCCGTCTCGATCGGTGCCTCTGGAGAACGAACGAGCAGCTTTACTGTGACAATTTTACCGCGCTGTCGAAGATCAAGTAATCTGCGATGGATTTCCGCAGTCAACTGACGCATAAACCGGTCAACCTCTTGTTCGGTCGAAAACCGTATCCCATAGTTAACATCTACGGAAACCGATTTTCTACCCTTATCGTACACGAGTGGCCGTTCGTCGATACCCCGAGCGGCATTGTAAAGTGTTTCGCCAAACTTTTTCCCAAACTTTGTCTGTAATTCATTCAGGGAAATTGTTTGCAAGTCGGCGCACGATGCGGACGCCATAAGTTTCAAACGAGCGGTCGTGCTGGGACCAACACCCGGAAGCTCGCCGATCGGAATGTCCCTCATGTAACTTTCGACTTTGTCTGGAGCGAGCCAATATTGCCCGTTTGGTTTCGCTCGTTTCGTTGCCATTCGAGCTAGCAAACGATTCGAACCGATTCCGGCGGAACAAGCACAACCAGTGGTGGTCGATATTTCATTTCTTACGAACGTAACAAAGTCCATCACGGATATGCCGATCGACTGTACTACCTCGCTTAAGTCAACGAACATTTCATCGCAGCTAACTGCTTCGATATCAAGTGTATACTTAATGATCGTATCGTAAAACTGGTAGGCCACCTCCTTGTAGCCCTCAAAATCGTACGGTATGGTCCTGAGCTCGGGACATATTTTAAGAGCTGCGCCGACAAACATGCCATTCTTCACACCCTTTCGGCGAGCTTCGTAGCTACACGAGGCAATCTCCGACAGCGAATTATGATCGTCAATCGACGAAAGGCGCGACTCCTTTGGAATGTCGggtgttttgttgcgttcTTCGAACCGCTTATGGTACAGCTCGATCTCTAGAGCACGATTTTGGCCTGGCTGATACGGAACGCGGGCATCTGAGCCACGCGAGTGTGTTACGGCCACCGGCAGTCCGCGCAGATGGGGGTGCTTTCGCAAACCAACCGACACGAAAAAACAATCCATATCAATATGCAATATGCAGCGAGAGACTGCCAGATTCTCGAACCCATCCCGATCTTGGATACGGGGTAAGTTTTGGGATAGCACATCGCGTGCCGGAAACGAACCGGAAGATTTTTCGCGTAACTCGGCAACATATGCCTTGAAGCCTGCACCGAGTGTTGCGATGTGGTGCAGCCGTGAGTTGTTGAAAAATTCCGCCAAAAAGTTGGGATCAGTCGCGGTGAGTGGTTGCTTTACTGAGATTTTGGGGGGTGGTGATAGAATTACTTCTTTAACTGTGGTCTGCGCCAGTACATCGTGTTGGTGTTGATTGATGCTTTCAGTTTCCTGTGAAGCTCTGTTCTCTTGCGATCCCGACAGGCCGGGTTGAAGGATTATTTCCGTTGATTGCACTTCGTGACCCTTTTCGAATGTGACGGATTCCGAATGGGTGAAATTTTTCAGCAAAcccaaaacatttaaacattcTCGTGGACTGATGTCGCTAGCATCGTTGCTATTCTTACGAGCTTCGTCGTCAGTCCTTCCAGCTTCCTTGGTTTTTGTTGCCATGCCCACTGTTGCAAAGACCAACTTTGGCTGTGATGGCTTATGTTGGGTGTACAGAAGATAGCGCTTGTAATCAACAATGCGACCATTTTGCAAGCAGTCTATTACCCAGCGagggctgatgatgatctcTGACGTGATCGAACGTACCTTCACGTCGGGCAAGACCGAAGCGATCGTGTAAGTAGTGGTTGGTCGTTTGTAGTGATGAAATATACCTCCGTGTAGCATCATAATTCGCTTAAGCTCTTCGGCAGATGGATTCGTGTGGCCGTTTACGAAAATCGATATGCCGGAGAACAGGTCGGATTGGCGCTCTGTAACGTTAGCTGCCGAGCGTCGAAACTGATCCTCCAGTTTGGCGATTTTCGCATCCATGTAATCGCCCTGCCAATGCAGCACAGTTAATATATGGGCATATGATAACGATACCCATTTTACATACCCATCCTTCGAAGCCCGTTTCGCTCTCGTACTTTTGCTTCCGTTGCATGATAGTGTAATGCAGAAATGAACACTTCAAACAGTAACTCACTAATGTTATTAGATACGACACAAGATACGCTTTATTTTGctttagtttaatttaatttaacttaattGCATTATTTTGATGATACAAATGTTTACattcaataatttttttgaTACAATTTGACAGCAGTAGCATGCTTGACACTATCATaaagtgtgtgtgtttttttttcccgatgcgggaaacAACCTGTTTCCCCCCCAACCACCCCCGGAAGGGTCCTGTCTGGCAAGCAGGGGGCAGGAACGCGATGTGTAATCGCcctttatttaatttatatacATTCATACACGTATTTACAAGTAATTTTATGCTTAATCACATTCGCAAGCCGCGGATGTAGACGTATAGACGGTTTCAGCAccgctacaaggagctgtcagtcgctactccgctcttgctctgcaCAGCCGGTCAAGCAACAAACGGTTAACAGGTATCCATCGTGGTTAACCCAAGTTTAACAAGGTGTTTGTCAGATAAGTTGTGCAGATGGCCGATTATCTTATTGCAgctgcatcagcagcagcagcagcggccgcagcctcGGCCTCCAAGCgctgttcttctcgccacgccCGTTGAAGTTGCAGCGTTACGGTTCGACAGGCACTGCCAAcactccgggctccgcagcATCTGGCTCGCCATGTTGCCCGGCGTGAGGGGGGTGCCGCCGTcatccaccagcagctccgcTCTCTCCCGCTGGAACCGCAGACAGTAAAACATTACGTTCCGCTGACTCCGCGGCACCAGGACACCAGGTGCAGACGGAAGAAACCGTGTCCTGAGAGTACATGGGACAGGTGGAAGTCCATGTTTCCTGCTGACCCAGCGCGTGACGTCCGGGATGACTCGGCGGCCCCTCAGCCACCCACTGTTCTTGCCACTGGCTGATGGTGCGCAAACGCTCTCTCTTGCGCAGGGCCGTCGCGTCCGGAGGGGTATGGGTGTTGACTGCCCTCCTTTGTCtgcccaatcgctggccatcgtcgctGGCCCGATGCAGTGTTAGTCctcttgcagcagcagtacgatggTCGGCATGCTGGCGAGGACCGTGGCCACACTGTAGGAAACTGAGCGAAATGCACTCGCGACACTCTGCGCCGACCGTGGCGTATAGCGTCGGCTCCCTCCTCGACGATCATCTAGCCGGGCAGCGTCTAGCGTCTAGCGGGCAGCGTCTAGCCTAGGTCTAGGTGCATCGCTCCTTGCGGAAGCCGTACTGTCTCGGAGAGAGGTGCGGTCCGTCGCTGTCGTCCTCCAGCCGGTCGTTGAGTCTGTTGAGCAGCCCCGCGACGCGGGGCTGCTGCGACGACGCCAGCCCCGCTGGCTTCCCCGGCTTCGGGTTCAGCaccagtttttgttgtttccacTCCTCTGGGAAAGAGCCTGCTTCAAGAAGTTGTTCGAATAGGCTGCAGAACACGGAGGGTATGACCACAGGGCAACGGTTGCGGCTGCGTTCGGAATGCCGTCAGGTTCAGGGGCCTTGCCGGGGCTGAGGCTGCTGGCAATGGCCATTGGCTCTTCCTCCGTTACCCCGCGGAGAAAAACTGCTTTGTCCACTTCTACCACTTCGGAAAAATTAATGTGGCgaaaattcgaaaattttATGAAGaaacgttttatttatgtGATGCGGCCGCTGACTAGCTGTTACTTTCCTCTGCGGCCCACATCACATgctaatatgagtttgagaccTCTGGCTTAGAGCTTCGTCGAATTCCGTATGTACGAGAACATTTTTCATATATCGTTATTTTGTGCTGCTCTGAAGCTTACCCGTTCTTCTATTCACCTTGATATTTGTGTTCGTCGATCCGACGTTCGTCGAGTTCGTCGATTTCGATCGTCGAacttcgatcgatttgctcACAGCCGCAAGCCGTCAGCGACGCCGTGTCGTTTCAGAGTGGAAGAACAATTGAAGCAAAACATACATAACGAAACGAGCCTTTTTATCAATCACAGTGGCCTCAACTGTGTCGTTTTTTATTCCAAGCCAGGTGCGGCAGACAGAGCAGACAGGCTTTGCATTGAGTTATTGCCGTTTCccttgttttatgtttcccttCTTCCTTCCGCCATTGCTTCTGCGGTCAACCAGAACTCGGACTATCTTCCGGATTTAGAGAGGTAAATTACATTTCACGCACTTGATCGCATCTTTCCGTCGGTCTTTTCAACTTGGTAACTTGCTTGCGCGTGTATAGGTGTTGCTTGCGGATTAACTAACCACCTCATTATCGCTACAAGTTAAAAAGGTAAGCCGTAAACACCAATAACAAGTAAATAACAAGATAGCATCGAATATTTAGTCTTGCCATTTGCGACTAAAACTGTTTTGcattcttgttttgtttcatcccACGTCGGGCAACGACGAAAAGAGCAGGAGTGAAAAACGAACGTAAAGAGTTAACTTCAACGGAGCTGCAACAACAGAGAAAAGCGACAAAAGTGCTGGccagacagagaaagaaagttaAAAGCGCGCGCCTCTATTCTCATCGATCAGTGTTTCTTCGAGAGTGAGTGAAAGAGATCGAGGAGAGGAGAGTACGCGTTGTGAGTCAAGATGGCCGATTTGGACGCAGTGAATCTCGGGCTGGATGAGACAGAACGGGACATCGCGGAGGCGTTGGAAAACTCGTACGATACTCGTTCGGAAGCATCGGAAAATCCCAGCATTAGTTCCGTCAGCTCCgccgaatcggaatcggacaGCGATGCGAACGAAGCtaaaggaaagaaaacggagCAGACTGTCGTAGCGACGAAAGCAGCCGGAACGAGGACTGTCAGAAAGGGGAAGCTAAAGAAGGGTAACAAGAAATCAAAACCCGAGGCACCTGGTAATGGCTCTAGTACCACGAAAACAACTACTACTGCTGGAACGACTGGCAAAAAAAGAGCAGCCGCagaggatgacgacgatgctgctgaAGGAGAGGACAATGATGAAGATGACGCCGAGGAGGACAAGGCTAAAAATGCTGACGAAGAGTTggacaatgatgatgatgatgatgatgatgaggaggaggaggatgatgacgacgtcacgacggacgacgacgaagacagGATGTGCCGAAATAAGCgtgtaaagaaaacaaagaaaaagacCCCGTTGGCGACGGCCACAGTGAAGACCGCAGATAGTAAAAGAAAAGGCGCAgtcaccaacaacaaaggAGTGAAGCAGCGCCAACAGGCCCCTCCTgctaagaagaagaaaactcCCGGCGAGAAGGATGTCGCCAAGCCGATAACAACTGAAGGTCGTGTGATATTagagaaaaacaagaaaaaacaagtaaaaagTATCAcgaaggagcgaaaaaagggaacgatCGAAGCGGGGAAGGGAAAAGAGGATAAAGTAGTGTCTGCTGCTGGTAAAGCTGATGCTGacaacggaaacggatccACCGAGGCTCCGACTAACGATTGTACCGTtgccactaccaccaccaacaacaacaataacaataacaacactACTGCGAGTAGCACTAGCAGCAGCGACAACAGTAGCAGTGACAGTAGCAGCGAAGGTGAAGGTGGCGATAAaaaggaagacgaagaagatgaggaagacgaggaggaagaggaagacgatgacgggaacgaggacgaagaaaagTCGCGCAGTCGCATGTCGGAAGTgagcggaacgaaacgaagtcGTACAAAAGGTACGCCGAGCAATAACAGCGGCGCAACGACGGGTAAAAACTCCGTCAAATCTTACGACTACGTGACAAAGATCAATTACCTGTTCCGTGAAACACGCTTCTTTTTGATAAAGTCCAACAACCACGACAATGTGGCACTATCAAAAGCAAAGGGTGTGTGGTCGACGCTTCCGCCGAATGAAGCGAACCTGAACCAGGCGTTTCACGAAAGTCGCAACGTTATTTTGCTATTCTCAGTGAAGGAGAGTGGCAAGTTTGCTGGTTTCGCACGGATGGCGGCCGAAGCCCGCCGTGATTTACCGGCCGTCGACTGGGTTTTACCGCCAGGCATGTCCTCCAAAGCGCTGGGCGGTGTGATCAAAATCGACTGGGTATGCAAGCGAGACCTACCGTTCACGAGCACGACGCACCTTTACAATGCCTGGAACGATGACAAACCCGTAAAAATCGGGCGTGATGGACAGGAAATTGAACCGAAGGTGGCCGAGGAGCTGTGTCGTTTATTTCCGGAGGACACGGGCATCGAGATGACAccgattttaaaaaaatcgaaagaggCATCAAAACTGATGAAGGAGAAAGCGGCCTCAAAATCGTTCCGGCGACCGCCAAATTTTTCTCGTCCGACTTCCACGGCCACGTTGCGTGCTCGCACGATCGGTGGTCTAGGGGGAGGAGGGTGTGGCATTGGCCCGATGCGTCGCGGTGGAAGGCGGATGTATCCTGGGATAAAAGGTAGCAACGGAGGCAGTGGTGGTTTAATGTTTGCTCCGTACCGTAAGGACCGTCATCACCAGGGTGGCAGTAGGTACGGCAGTGGTCCGGGCAGAATGAGTGGCATGGTTGGCAGCGGCGGAGGTGATATGGTTGGTGatcgtggcggcggtggaggggGTGGTATTTCGCGCGATTCCCTCGGACGTATGCATCATCCGCCCCTTCGCTGGGACGGATACAGTtcaacggcagcggcggaggCATACGTGGCCGATTACATGCGTAACATGCAGAACCAACTTCCGCCCATGCCGTACGCTCCGCCACCAGGCTTTCCTGGCATGCCCATGCCGTACGAAGGATTACCGCCACCACCTCGTTACTACGAGGGTCTTCCGATACCGGAGTATCCCATGGCGCCCGGGTCTATTCCAGGTAGTGTTACGGGAGCGTCGATGTCGGGGGTTGCAGGACgccatgcagcagcagctgccgccgcagcagccgctaTGTACGACAAGCGCGCGTATGAACAGTCGATGGAGGAATTTATGTGGAAATCGGCCAACTTGGGTGCCGGTAGTGTGGGTGGTGGTAGCAGcggaggaggtggtggcggcagtattggaagcggtggcggcggtaaCGGTGGGACGGGTGGGAGTAGTGGAGGCCTCGGCAgtgtggtgggtgggttgaTGGGAGGTGGTATTTCGACCATGAAGGGACCTCCGCCTCCTCTTCCCAACCATGGTTACCACGTACCGCCTCCGGCCATTCCACCCATGCACCATATGCATCGAAAGAACGATCGAGGAGACTCATCGATGGATCGTGGACAGCAACGCGATCATCGCGAGCGGTCAAATCATCGCAGCGATCGGCATCAACCGCAGCGCGGAGGTACAGGAGGCGGTGTACGAGGATACAACAATCGAGATAGGCGATGATTTGCAGGTAAGGGGTTAGTGGATTACTTAGATTTTATTTGGCCCCCAAGTGTTATTCCAACAATAGTAAAACATCGGTTCAATTCCCACTCTACCTATTCCAGCTTCGCGAACGTTCCAGTATTTCTCATCCGAACGCCGTAAATATTAGGAGGACAGAGCTTAAGCATGCAGATATTCGAGATTGGCACAGCGGCGAAGTCGTAAGATAGCAACGTTCCGCTGTGGATGATGATTGCCAAAAATACCGTCATCTATCTAATGAGGAAGAACAGTGGGCAGCGATCGTCTGCTTTCCCTCCACGATCAATCGTTACACTCCTGCCGGTCTCGTAGCATCGAACTCGATTGATCTTCTAACCCTACTACAAAACACCATCAAAGCAATCATCATTGAGGAGACGtttgtgttctatttttagcAGTAAAACCAGCCATGGATCACCCACGTTTGAACATGAACCAGTCTCGCTGTACATCATTTGATGAGTACATCTGCaagaatattaattttatctGCATGCTGTACTGCGGTACTGTTCACGGCAACACATGGCCGATTCCGATGGCACAGTGTAGAGGCGAATGACTTTGTTGGTGGGCTCCTTTGTTCTACCAGCAAACATCGATTGACCAAGAAAGTGCAATTCGTGCCGTTATATCCGACCCCAGGTGAATCCAGTGAAGACCGCGATAAAAACGGATGAAGTTAGCGGCTTGTGCTTTGATTATTGGTCCCGAATGTGCGCGAGTGTCGGATGTGTGGCACGTGTTATCGAAACAGTGTTCGGTCGAGTGTTTGAGAGAAGTGTTTACAGTTCGAAGCTCTTTTTTAGTGCTTGGCTATCGTGACCGGGGTCCTCCGCGAAGAAGCAACGAGCAGCAGGTGGTTGTATTCATTGATCTCAGAGACGAGAGTTTGTGGTAGTGATGAAGAGCACGTAACGCGTGGGAACGGCACGAGGGCACGAGCATTTCGGACGAAAGCCGGTTTGAGTGTTTCGAAGTATTTTGCAAAAGAGAGTATAAATGGTGAACCTTTTTATGAACTTACCTGTACAAGAACGACAGCAATATGGAAAAAGTAGTACCCGGAGCGCGGGCTTCAACATACTGTTGAAATGTTCACCTTCACCGATTCAAGCGAAAGCAGTAAATGCGATCCAGTTCTTTTCgataattgataaaaaaaactttccgtTCGCTATGTTCCGAAAACGAGACGAATACAGCAAGAACAGATGTAAAGGAAATACAAGtgtgttttgcaaaagaaacaaGCGAAATTCAGATGATCCCCTCAACATCAAACAGAAATGGACTACAGGCCTATGCCAAGCAGAATGCAACATGTCATGtttagcagcagcaaatcACTAGCAGCATAGCTAAATTACACGCGCAGTAGGCGACCTCAACTGGAATTAGCAAATTGGTAGCCCGCCGCTCCTCCGTATATCGCTACCGCGGAAATAATTGTAGGAtataattacattaaaaagTACTTTTTACAGTGCTCTCGATTACTGATGGTTTCAGTAAAGCGCAATTGGACACTGGACGATAGCGATTGTGATAGTTTCATGGTGAAGGAAGGAAATTGGCATTGGTTGGCTGTACACACAGCAGCAACTGgaaaaatagaagaaagtGTTTCGAATGCTGGTTCGGCATGGCTCGGCATGTCGACTCTTTTTCTGTGGTGTGCGCAAGGAGTGGTATTTTttaagtgtgtgtgtgtattaTGTGTAATTTTTAGGGTTTGAATAGCGAACTTTTTAGTTAGCACTGAGCAGAAAAAAGTGCGCCAGAGCAAACGAAATGATGACAGGCATACGGATGGCAGAAGTAGGGAAACAACTGCcgcgagcaaacaaaaagggaTCACaaagtgaaatgttttgaatgcGTCGAGTTTAGGAATCTATTAGGCACATTGTAAGAATACCGTCGCTGAGCTCTTAAGGCACAACTCCATCATGTAAACGTGtatgaaaatcgaaaaaggaacCACGTTACCAAACTGCAGTAACATTGTAGGAAAATGCGTGCCCTGCTGCGAATgaaatgtgtgtgcgtttatGCCTAAAAAA
The nucleotide sequence above comes from Anopheles bellator chromosome 1, idAnoBellAS_SP24_06.2, whole genome shotgun sequence. Encoded proteins:
- the LOC131212831 gene encoding DNA repair protein Rev1; amino-acid sequence: MQRKQKYESETGFEGWGDYMDAKIAKLEDQFRRSAANVTERQSDLFSGISIFVNGHTNPSAEELKRIMMLHGGIFHHYKRPTTTYTIASVLPDVKVRSITSEIIISPRWVIDCLQNGRIVDYKRYLLYTQHKPSQPKLVFATVGMATKTKEAGRTDDEARKNSNDASDISPRECLNVLGLLKNFTHSESVTFEKGHEVQSTEIILQPGLSGSQENRASQETESINQHQHDVLAQTTVKEVILSPPPKISVKQPLTATDPNFLAEFFNNSRLHHIATLGAGFKAYVAELREKSSGSFPARDVLSQNLPRIQDRDGFENLAVSRCILHIDMDCFFVSVGLRKHPHLRGLPVAVTHSRGSDARVPYQPGQNRALEIELYHKRFEERNKTPDIPKESRLSSIDDHNSLSEIASCSYEARRKGVKNGMFVGAALKICPELRTIPYDFEGYKEVAYQFYDTIIKYTLDIEAVSCDEMFVDLSEVVQSIGISVMDFVTFVRNEISTTTGCACSAGIGSNRLLARMATKRAKPNGQYWLAPDKVESYMRDIPIGELPGVGPSTTARLKLMASASCADLQTISLNELQTKFGKKFGETLYNAARGIDERPLVYDKGRKSVSVDVNYGIRFSTEQEVDRFMRQLTAEIHRRLLDLRQRGKIVTVKLLVRSPEAPIETAKFMGHGLCDVVTKSQPLVQHTDDASVIESAVLGIMRAVAVQPKELRGIGIQISKFAKDRKTVDGMAGVRLKNMLQYAESKQKKLIGKPKQTGNDAIREEMKPHNQHDEQQQQPSTSWGWSGQQQMSLIHESFRTPKKESTTSGIVNILASPKRRDNTASPSRRHTITKPITRTCRGFPPAGPANEGLRKFFSNEVKSTTTVCGAFEQFPSGLDPEVLAALPEDIRNEAIRDFRRQLLLVSARKPGSAADMKTPIKQSPSIVPCLEDQKTRVEARKAPPNDEVEKQIKMQCDEKLVTCSDAEIDEPLWVTPEHSPLKELNQVTDEKEAEKRNLCENEQAENTKDSNIINRSDWLMLMEDWVASAEVPYEYDVELLAANGQELVQNKTLERLYLFLRCFCRLVQEKGSCVWHKAYSNIVHSIQHQMVIVYGSKLASREVTCDACNYCN
- the LOC131206514 gene encoding YTH domain-containing protein 1; its protein translation is MADLDAVNLGLDETERDIAEALENSYDTRSEASENPSISSVSSAESESDSDANEAKGKKTEQTVVATKAAGTRTVRKGKLKKGNKKSKPEAPGNGSSTTKTTTTAGTTGKKRAAAEDDDDAAEGEDNDEDDAEEDKAKNADEELDNDDDDDDDEEEEDDDDVTTDDDEDRMCRNKRVKKTKKKTPLATATVKTADSKRKGAVTNNKGVKQRQQAPPAKKKKTPGEKDVAKPITTEGRVILEKNKKKQVKSITKERKKGTIEAGKGKEDKVVSAAGKADADNGNGSTEAPTNDCTVATTTTNNNNNNNNTTASSTSSSDNSSSDSSSEGEGGDKKEDEEDEEDEEEEEDDDGNEDEEKSRSRMSEVSGTKRSRTKGTPSNNSGATTGKNSVKSYDYVTKINYLFRETRFFLIKSNNHDNVALSKAKGVWSTLPPNEANLNQAFHESRNVILLFSVKESGKFAGFARMAAEARRDLPAVDWVLPPGMSSKALGGVIKIDWVCKRDLPFTSTTHLYNAWNDDKPVKIGRDGQEIEPKVAEELCRLFPEDTGIEMTPILKKSKEASKLMKEKAASKSFRRPPNFSRPTSTATLRARTIGGLGGGGCGIGPMRRGGRRMYPGIKGSNGGSGGLMFAPYRKDRHHQGGSRYGSGPGRMSGMVGSGGGDMVGDRGGGGGGGISRDSLGRMHHPPLRWDGYSSTAAAEAYVADYMRNMQNQLPPMPYAPPPGFPGMPMPYEGLPPPPRYYEGLPIPEYPMAPGSIPGSVTGASMSGVAGRHAAAAAAAAAAMYDKRAYEQSMEEFMWKSANLGAGSVGGGSSGGGGGGSIGSGGGGNGGTGGSSGGLGSVVGGLMGGGISTMKGPPPPLPNHGYHVPPPAIPPMHHMHRKNDRGDSSMDRGQQRDHRERSNHRSDRHQPQRGGTGGGVRGYNNRDRR